AGCGCCGACTGGAGATACTGCTCGCTGTGTAGGCCTGACGAAAGGAGAAAATGGCCGGTGAGCAGTGCTCCGGTCTTTGTATAGATGTCCAATACCTGTTCGGATGTCATATTGGCCCCTTTGGTTTATTTGTCGCTGGGTTCACGGAGGACGAAGAGACACCAGGAACGCTGACGCGAAACGGGACCAATGACGCCTCCTCCCGCCTTTGTTCTTATCATCCGCTGAGACCTCGGTGCTCCTGCCCGGGCAGCGATCTTCCCCGGTGGCTACGTTTCCGTTGTTATCTCTTGAATAATTTGTAACACCGCCGCCTTCCGGTCTGCGGCCTTCAGCACCGGCCTCCCCACAACGATATAGTCCGCGCCTGCTGCGACTGCCTCGGCAGGCGTCATGGTGCGCTTCTGGTCGTCCTTCGCGGCCCAGGACGGACGGACGCCGGGTGTCAGGATGACAAAGGAGCCGCGCACGGCTCGCCTCAGCATCGTGATCTCCTGCGGAGACGCTACCACACCGTGCATGCCCGCGCGCTGCGCCATCCGCGCGAGATGGTTCACTTCCCGCTGAAGAGACCGCGTTATCTTGAGCTCCCGGCGCAGACTCTGGCCGTCCATGCTGGTCAGGACCGTCACGGCGAGAACGACGGGGTTCCGCACGCCGAGCCGCGCGGCCGTCTCCCGCGCAGACTCCGCCGCGGCCCGCATCATGTCCGCTCCGCCGAGGGCGTGCACATTGAAGATACTGGCCCCGAGCTTGACCGCTTCCGCTGAAGCCCTGGCAACGGTGTTCGGGATGTCGTGGTACTTCAGGTCGAGGAACACCCTGCCGCCCCGTTCAACGATCCGCCGCACGATATCCGGGCCGTAGGCCGTGAACAATTGATGGCCCACCTTGAACATCCCGACGGAACCCCTGAGTTCGTCCACCAGGGCAATGGCGTCCCGGTCGGAATCGAGGTCCAGGGCGAGGACGATCCGGTCCCGCGCTGACATTGCTGTTTCCTTTATTGTCGTCATGAAGGGGAGACCGCCACCGATGGTTCGACGGTCAATAGATCCTGAGCAGGCTCACGACCCTGTCCTTGAGCAGTTCTCCGATTCGTTGCATGCTCGCGACTGAAATGAACTCATGGGCATTGTTGGAGAACAGGACCCACACCTCTGCAGGAAAATCCGGGGTCTCCTGCGACAGCTCCACATGAAGGTGAACCTTGGGCAGGGCCCGTACGTTGATCGCGAGGTCGCTCCCGATCAAGCTCGGGGCTACCTTGGCGTCGAACAGGGGCAGGATCGCAGCGGCCCGCGCGATTATCTCCGCCGCATACTGGGTGATGGGCTGCTCCACTCTCTGCCGGAATTCGGGGAGCGGCGCGCCGGAGAAATCTCCCGGCGTGCGCCACGGCATGAGCGCCAGCGAGGAGCCGGTCGAGAACAGGTAGTCAAGGATCACGGATGCCTGGTGCTCCGGGGCCTTCTGCCCGTGCAGCGTGATCCCGTCATGCCGGATGATGTACTCCTGACCGAGCATCGCAAGCAACAGGGCGTCCTCGTCTTCGTTGTAAAGAGCGCTGACCCGTTCTGCCATCCCGGGGAATGAGGCGAGTTTCAGGGCTTTCAAAAGGGACTCCGTTCGAACATCCCCGCCGCGTGCTCGCGGCCGCCGGCGGGCCCTGCCTGCACAGAATGCGCTTCGGCATTGGCGGAAATTATACCTGCGCCGGGGGGAAAGGACAACAGAAAAGTGAGTCGGCCGCCGGCGCGCAGGGTCATTCTTTTTTCATCCGTTCGATGATCTCGGCCACCAGTTCCTCCACGTTGATCTGGAGCTGGATGACATCGGGCGGCAGCCTCTCTTCGAACCGGTAGTCGGCGTCCTCCCAGAGAAAAAGACTAAAGATAATGTCCTTCACCTGGGTCTTGAGGCCTGCAAAGAGATTCTTGGGGGATACGTACCCGTTCTCCACGAGAATGGCGCCGATCTTCTTGAGCCCTGCGTTCTTGCGGTACAGGGTCAGGGCCGTCTCCAGGTTCTCCCGCGTCAGGAAGCCGGCTTTTACCAGCATCTCACCCAGGCGGTCCTGTCCGTCATTGGACGTGGCGAAAATGATCTGGCCGTTCTTGAGGTGAACGCACTTCTCGAGGGAGTGTCTCTGGACGGTCAGGGTGCCGGTCACGGATGCATGCTGCAGGATCTGCAGGACGACGGGAAGAGCGACCGTTCGTGTGTTCCCGGAAAGCTGAAAGGGCATGGACTCTCATGAGGCGGCTGCGGCCGGAGGATGGCCGGGCATCCCGCCGGCTTAGTACTCGAACCTGATGCCGA
The Nitrospirota bacterium DNA segment above includes these coding regions:
- the pyrF gene encoding orotidine-5'-phosphate decarboxylase; its protein translation is MSARDRIVLALDLDSDRDAIALVDELRGSVGMFKVGHQLFTAYGPDIVRRIVERGGRVFLDLKYHDIPNTVARASAEAVKLGASIFNVHALGGADMMRAAAESARETAARLGVRNPVVLAVTVLTSMDGQSLRRELKITRSLQREVNHLARMAQRAGMHGVVASPQEITMLRRAVRGSFVILTPGVRPSWAAKDDQKRTMTPAEAVAAGADYIVVGRPVLKAADRKAAVLQIIQEITTET
- a CDS encoding DUF3786 domain-containing protein — translated: MKALKLASFPGMAERVSALYNEDEDALLLAMLGQEYIIRHDGITLHGQKAPEHQASVILDYLFSTGSSLALMPWRTPGDFSGAPLPEFRQRVEQPITQYAAEIIARAAAILPLFDAKVAPSLIGSDLAINVRALPKVHLHVELSQETPDFPAEVWVLFSNNAHEFISVASMQRIGELLKDRVVSLLRIY
- a CDS encoding DUF4388 domain-containing protein, with product MPFQLSGNTRTVALPVVLQILQHASVTGTLTVQRHSLEKCVHLKNGQIIFATSNDGQDRLGEMLVKAGFLTRENLETALTLYRKNAGLKKIGAILVENGYVSPKNLFAGLKTQVKDIIFSLFLWEDADYRFEERLPPDVIQLQINVEELVAEIIERMKKE